The following proteins come from a genomic window of Pseudomonas putida:
- a CDS encoding acyl-CoA dehydrogenase, giving the protein MAGKASFNWIDPLLLDQQLTEEERMVRDSAYQFAQDKLAPRVLEAFRHEQTDPAIFREMGEVGLLGATIPEQYGGSGLNYVCYGLIAREVERIDSGYRSMMSVQSSLVMVPINEFGTEAQKQKYLPKLASGEWIGCFGLTEPNHGSDPGSMITRARKVDGGYRLTGSKMWITNSPIADVFVVWAKDDAGDIRGFVLEKGWQGLSAPAIHGKVGLRASITGEIVMDNVFVPEENIFPDVRGLKGPFTCLNSARYGISWGALGAAEACWHTARQYTLDRQQFGRPLAANQLIQKKLADMQTEITLALQGCLRLGRMKDEGTAAVEITSIMKRNSCGKALDIARMARDMLGGNGISDEFGVARHLVNLEVVNTYEGTHDVHALILGRAQTGIQAFY; this is encoded by the coding sequence ATGGCCGGTAAAGCAAGCTTCAACTGGATCGACCCGTTGCTGCTGGATCAGCAGCTCACTGAAGAAGAGCGTATGGTGCGTGACAGCGCTTATCAGTTCGCCCAGGACAAGCTGGCCCCGCGTGTGCTTGAGGCCTTCCGCCATGAGCAGACCGATCCGGCGATCTTCCGCGAGATGGGTGAAGTAGGCCTGTTGGGTGCAACCATTCCCGAGCAATACGGTGGCAGTGGCCTGAATTATGTGTGCTATGGCCTTATTGCTCGCGAAGTGGAACGTATCGACTCAGGTTACCGCTCGATGATGAGTGTGCAGTCGTCGCTGGTGATGGTGCCGATCAACGAATTTGGCACCGAAGCTCAAAAGCAGAAGTACCTCCCCAAGTTGGCCAGTGGCGAGTGGATCGGTTGCTTCGGTCTGACCGAGCCTAACCATGGCTCCGATCCTGGTTCGATGATTACGCGCGCGAGGAAGGTCGACGGTGGCTACCGGCTGACCGGCAGTAAAATGTGGATCACCAACAGTCCCATCGCCGATGTGTTCGTGGTGTGGGCCAAGGATGATGCGGGCGATATTCGTGGCTTCGTACTGGAAAAAGGTTGGCAAGGCCTCAGTGCCCCGGCAATCCATGGCAAGGTTGGCCTGCGCGCGTCGATCACTGGTGAAATCGTCATGGACAATGTGTTCGTGCCAGAAGAGAACATCTTCCCGGACGTGCGTGGCCTCAAGGGCCCGTTCACCTGCCTGAACTCGGCTCGCTATGGTATTTCGTGGGGTGCGCTGGGTGCCGCTGAAGCCTGCTGGCACACCGCTCGCCAGTACACCCTGGACCGTCAGCAGTTTGGTCGTCCACTGGCCGCCAACCAGTTGATTCAGAAGAAGCTTGCCGACATGCAGACAGAAATCACCCTGGCGCTGCAGGGCTGCCTGCGTCTGGGTCGCATGAAGGATGAAGGGACGGCTGCGGTGGAAATCACCTCCATCATGAAGCGCAATTCCTGCGGTAAGGCGCTGGATATCGCCCGTATGGCGCGTGACATGCTGGGCGGCAACGGCATCTCCGACGAGTTTGGTGTGGCCCGCCATCTGGTTAACCTGGAGGTGGTCAACACCTATGAAGGTACCCATGATGTGCATGCACTTATCCTGGGTCGTGCGCAGACCGGTATCCAGGCGTTCTATTGA
- a CDS encoding NAD(P) transhydrogenase subunit alpha, whose product MEDMLISHGIYNLIIFVLAIYVGYHVVWNVTPALHTPLMAVTNAISAIVIVGAMLAAALTVTPAGKLMGTLAVALAAVNVFGGFLVTRRMLEMFKKKTKNEAKK is encoded by the coding sequence ATGGAAGACATGCTGATTTCCCACGGCATCTATAACCTGATCATTTTCGTGCTGGCCATCTATGTGGGCTACCACGTGGTGTGGAACGTCACCCCGGCGTTGCACACCCCACTGATGGCGGTCACCAATGCCATCTCGGCAATCGTCATCGTCGGCGCCATGCTGGCCGCGGCCCTGACCGTGACCCCGGCCGGCAAGCTGATGGGCACCCTGGCCGTGGCCCTTGCCGCAGTCAACGTGTTCGGTGGCTTCCTGGTCACCCGCCGCATGCTTGAAATGTTCAAGAAGAAAACCAAGAACGAGGCGAAGAAGTAA
- a CDS encoding LysR family transcriptional regulator: MRRKIPSTAALICFEAAARNESFTKAAQELALTQGAVCRQIGGLEAFLNVELFRRSRRGVRLTEAGLSYSRQVAAQLDAVERDTLSVMRQQGANVIELAVVPTFGTQWLLPRLKDFQQRHPEVTVNLTNRTRPFLFADTTFDAAIYFGDADWSGTQSHQLMGENPVPVCSPALLNGQGMLEARHIAQLPLLQQSTRPYAWRQWFGSVGMNVERDMTGPRYELFSMLAQAAMHDMGIALIPPFLIQRELEEGRLVVANRHALSSDKAYYLMIPERKVESASLRAFRDWLVSQAQAYLNRSGASATN, translated from the coding sequence ATGCGCCGTAAGATCCCCAGTACCGCCGCCCTGATTTGCTTCGAGGCGGCAGCCCGTAACGAGAGCTTTACCAAGGCTGCCCAGGAACTCGCGCTGACCCAGGGTGCCGTCTGTCGACAGATCGGTGGCCTGGAAGCCTTCCTTAATGTGGAACTGTTCCGTCGCTCGCGCCGCGGCGTAAGGCTGACCGAAGCCGGCCTATCCTACAGTCGCCAGGTGGCGGCCCAACTGGACGCCGTGGAGCGCGATACCTTGTCGGTCATGCGCCAGCAAGGCGCCAATGTGATCGAGCTGGCGGTAGTGCCGACGTTTGGCACTCAATGGCTCCTGCCACGGCTCAAGGACTTCCAGCAGCGCCACCCGGAGGTCACAGTCAACCTCACCAACCGCACCCGGCCATTCCTGTTCGCCGACACTACCTTCGATGCCGCCATCTATTTTGGTGATGCGGACTGGTCAGGCACCCAGTCGCACCAACTGATGGGTGAAAACCCAGTACCCGTGTGCAGCCCGGCACTGCTGAACGGCCAGGGCATGCTCGAGGCACGCCACATCGCGCAGCTACCACTGCTGCAGCAGAGCACGCGCCCGTATGCCTGGCGGCAATGGTTCGGCAGTGTGGGCATGAATGTGGAGCGCGACATGACAGGCCCGCGCTATGAACTATTCTCGATGCTCGCCCAGGCGGCCATGCACGACATGGGCATTGCCCTGATACCACCGTTCCTGATCCAGCGGGAGTTGGAGGAGGGAAGGCTGGTGGTCGCTAACAGGCATGCCCTGAGTAGCGACAAGGCCTACTATCTGATGATTCCAGAGCGCAAGGTGGAGTCGGCGTCGCTACGCGCCTTTCGCGACTGGTTGGTAAGCCAGGCTCAGGCCTACCTGAATAGATCAGGGGCAAGCGCGACAAATTGA
- a CDS encoding Re/Si-specific NAD(P)(+) transhydrogenase subunit alpha, whose translation MHIGVPLETQTGETRVAATPETIKKLIGQGHQVTVQRGAGLNAAIPDSAYEAVGASLGSAADAYGAQLVLKVVAPNDQELALINSGSLLVGMLNPFNGELIGKMAERGITAFALEAAPRTSRAQSLDVLSSQANIAGYKAVLLAAHHYPRFMPMLMTAAGTVKAARVLVLGAGVAGLQAIATAKRLGAVIEASDVRPAVKEQIESLGAKFIDVPYETDEERECAEGVGGYARPMPASWMQRQAQAVHERAKQSDIVITTALIPGRKAPTLLSAETVAQMKPGSVVIDLAAAQGGNCPLTVADQVVQENGVTIVGPTNLPAQVGADASALYARNLLDFMKLLFDKDGALIINLEDDIVAACLMCRDGQVVRKNG comes from the coding sequence GTGCACATTGGTGTTCCTCTCGAGACGCAGACCGGTGAGACAAGGGTCGCTGCGACCCCCGAAACCATCAAGAAACTGATTGGCCAGGGCCATCAGGTCACCGTTCAACGGGGGGCAGGGCTCAACGCCGCCATTCCGGACAGTGCCTATGAAGCCGTGGGTGCTTCCCTTGGGAGCGCCGCCGATGCCTACGGCGCCCAATTGGTACTCAAAGTGGTCGCCCCCAACGACCAGGAACTGGCCCTGATCAACAGCGGCAGCCTTCTGGTGGGCATGCTCAACCCCTTCAACGGTGAGCTGATCGGCAAGATGGCCGAACGCGGTATTACCGCCTTCGCCCTGGAAGCCGCGCCGCGAACCTCGCGGGCGCAGAGCCTGGACGTGCTGTCGTCGCAGGCCAACATCGCCGGCTACAAGGCCGTGTTGCTGGCAGCCCATCACTACCCACGCTTCATGCCAATGCTGATGACCGCTGCCGGTACCGTTAAGGCCGCACGCGTCCTGGTACTGGGCGCTGGCGTTGCCGGCTTGCAGGCCATCGCCACCGCCAAGCGCCTGGGTGCGGTGATCGAAGCATCCGACGTTCGCCCGGCGGTGAAAGAGCAGATCGAATCACTGGGTGCAAAATTCATCGACGTACCCTACGAGACCGACGAGGAGCGAGAGTGCGCCGAAGGTGTTGGCGGCTATGCCCGACCAATGCCGGCCAGTTGGATGCAGCGCCAGGCCCAGGCCGTGCACGAGCGCGCCAAGCAGTCCGATATCGTCATCACCACCGCGCTGATCCCCGGGCGCAAGGCGCCGACCCTGCTAAGCGCCGAAACCGTGGCGCAGATGAAGCCTGGCTCGGTGGTCATCGACCTGGCTGCAGCCCAAGGCGGCAACTGCCCGCTGACCGTCGCAGACCAAGTGGTGCAGGAGAACGGCGTGACCATCGTCGGCCCTACCAACCTGCCGGCCCAGGTGGGTGCCGATGCCTCGGCACTGTATGCACGCAACCTGCTGGACTTCATGAAGCTGCTGTTCGACAAGGACGGCGCGCTGATCATCAACCTCGAAGACGACATCGTCGCGGCCTGCCTGATGTGCCGTGATGGTCAGGTCGTCCGCAAGAACGGCTAA
- a CDS encoding CoA transferase, with protein MGALSHLRVLDLSRVLAGPWSGQILADLGADVIKVERPGSGDDTRSWGPPFLKDAEGEDTSEAAYYLSANRNKRSVTIDFTQPEGQRLVRELAAKCDIVIENFKVGGLAAYGLDYQSLKAINPQLIYCSITGFGQTGPYAKRAGYDFMIQGLGGLMSLTGRPEGEEGAGPVKVGVALTDILTGLYSTVAMLAALAHRDQAGVGQHIDMALLDVQVACLANQAMNYLTTGSPPRRLGNAHPNIVPYQDFPTADGDFILTVGNDSQFRKFAEVAGQPQWAEDPRFVTNKLRVANRAELIPLIRQATVFKTTAEWVAHLEAAGVPCGPINNLAQMFQDPQVLARGLAVSIPHPLAGSAPQVASPIRLSETPVEYRRAPPLLGEHTEAVLGEVLGLDVGEVQRLRGAGVL; from the coding sequence ATGGGCGCGCTATCACATCTGCGGGTGCTAGACCTTTCGCGCGTGTTGGCCGGCCCGTGGTCTGGTCAGATTTTGGCTGACCTTGGCGCCGACGTGATCAAGGTCGAGCGCCCTGGCAGTGGCGACGATACCCGCTCATGGGGGCCGCCTTTTCTCAAGGATGCCGAAGGTGAGGACACCAGTGAGGCGGCCTATTACCTGTCGGCCAACCGCAACAAGCGCTCAGTGACCATCGACTTTACCCAGCCGGAGGGACAGCGGCTGGTGCGTGAACTGGCGGCGAAGTGCGATATCGTGATAGAGAACTTCAAGGTAGGTGGGCTGGCAGCGTATGGCCTGGACTACCAGAGCCTGAAGGCGATAAACCCGCAGCTCATCTATTGCTCCATTACCGGCTTCGGTCAGACCGGGCCCTATGCCAAGCGCGCTGGCTATGACTTCATGATCCAGGGGTTGGGTGGGCTGATGAGCCTGACTGGTCGTCCGGAGGGTGAAGAGGGCGCCGGGCCGGTCAAGGTGGGGGTGGCGCTTACCGACATTCTGACCGGGTTGTATTCCACGGTCGCCATGCTGGCTGCTCTCGCCCACCGGGATCAGGCCGGGGTCGGTCAGCATATCGACATGGCATTGCTCGATGTGCAGGTGGCCTGCCTGGCGAACCAGGCAATGAACTACCTGACCACGGGCAGCCCTCCTCGTCGGCTGGGTAATGCGCATCCTAATATAGTCCCTTATCAGGACTTTCCGACGGCAGATGGCGATTTCATTCTTACCGTGGGCAATGATAGCCAGTTCCGCAAGTTCGCCGAAGTGGCCGGACAGCCGCAGTGGGCGGAAGACCCTCGATTCGTTACCAATAAGCTGCGGGTGGCCAACCGGGCCGAACTGATTCCATTGATTCGCCAGGCTACGGTGTTCAAGACCACGGCGGAGTGGGTGGCCCATTTGGAGGCGGCAGGGGTGCCATGTGGACCTATCAATAACCTGGCGCAAATGTTCCAGGACCCCCAGGTGCTTGCACGCGGGTTGGCGGTGAGTATTCCCCATCCATTGGCGGGTAGTGCGCCGCAGGTTGCGAGCCCGATACGGTTGTCGGAAACGCCAGTAGAGTATCGCCGGGCGCCACCCTTGTTGGGCGAGCATACCGAAGCAGTGCTGGGGGAGGTGTTGGGGCTGGATGTCGGCGAGGTGCAGCGCCTTCGTGGTGCTGGTGTGCTCTAG